The genomic DNA AACAGCCACATTCTGGATGGAAGGCGTCTTCGAAATCTTCGGTCGCGGCGCAGGTTTGCCTTGCAGCATTGGCTGTGCCTGAATGCCCGAGTCGTCTGAGGCCGAGGACCGTATCGTTAAGGCGCTCGTCGGCTGAGTTTCCGGCCCATGGTGGTCTATCTTGGGCTCGATGATGGCCTGGGATATCTCTGAAGTTGACGGTTCCACTCCGGGGCTCATCCTCCCTGCTTGCAGTGCTGACCATCGATCAAAGGCCCGCAAGACCACTTTGGCGAGTTTTCGGGGCCCAATGCTAGTCGAAGTTAGTGAATCTGGCCGGTATAAGGGGGTTCTGTCGGAGTCTTACGGTTGTGAAATGAATTCCGTGATTCCTGTGTATTCGTCCCGTTGTTTGGAACGTTGGTAGGCGACCAGCGCATTGGCCGACACAACTACACATGGCAGCATGGAAAGAGTCGGGTCCGTTGACCATTCTTCCAAGGCATCTTCTGACGCCAGTACAAAGTCAGGGACGGCATGGTGTGCCTCCGGGGTCTTCGGGAGCACTTCCAACCCTAGCCAGTTGCGGCACATGTCCCCAATCTTTGCATGGCTGTCGTGTTTCTCGCCATTGACTAATGTCGTGACGCAGTCGAAGCCAAGCAAGCGAATACGCAACCCCGAAAGCTCCATTCGCTGCTGATGAAAAGAGTCATCTACAGCCGGATGCTTTTCGTTGGTAGAAACGTTTGGGGGCACGGAGAGCGGTAGTGTCACACTGATCGATGTTCCACTACCAACTTGGCTCTGCACCGACATGCGACCTCGAAGCTTGGAGGCCATCTGCTTGACCAGACTGAGCCCAAGGCCAGTTCCGGGAGCTAGCGAATTCTCTTGTGAAAAGGGTCTAAACAACTGATGCTGCAAGAAGTCCTCGCCAATTCCAGAGCCAGTGTCGGAAACAGTGATGGTTACTTGTCGCTCCCGGTTGGCGCCCTCTCTCTTGGGAGCTCTCTGACTGAGAGCTACTTTGATGATTCCGCGCTGCGTGTATTTCAAAGCGTTGCCAAAGAGGTTCATGATTATTCGGCGGATCGCGCCAGGTTGGGTGTCAAAAACCCAAAGACACTCGGGGTCGACATCGAACACAACCAAGACATCGTTGAAGGCGACTCCGGCGACTTGGGTAGATTGGTTAAGACTGAGATCCTCCTTTGCCCTCAAACTGTCGAGATATAGATCGGCGGTGACATTGGGATCTCGAGTCCTGTCTTGAGTTTTGAGCCGAGCGATAGACAGGTGCTGGAGGGTGAAGCCGGCGAATATGCTGTCCATTACCTCTTCAGCAAGCAGGTCAATCTGCACATTGGATCTAAGCGTCATCATGCCGATCTCGAGAGACTGCGGCTTGCCTTGTCGAATGCCTCTATGGACTGGTCTTCTTGTGGTTTGGAAATTGTTGACCTTGGCGTAGTCGAGAAGATGATCGAAAGTATCGCCGAGAGTTCTCCCGCATGCCTCGAGAGTATGGACTATGTCCCTCTGGTCAGCACTCAGGTCGGTGTCGGTaagaagctcgacgccgagaatGATCCCATGAAGCGGCGATCGCAACTCGTGAGACATGCAGCTCAAAGCGTCAAACTTGGACTTCTCGTCCAGTATGAGCTCGCTACGCAAGGATTCCGACACGGCCAGGATACTGAAGACGCGCAGATAGCTAAGCTCTCCCTCTACTGTGAAGGTGCGCGTTGGCTGGCGGCTGTAGATAAACCCGCCAGCGAACCAGCGGTTCTTCCTCGGGTCCCAAACAGGCACAAAGGCGACGCTGCGAGCCCCTGGGAAGATGCGCAGAATGTCTCTGCCTTCATTTTGCCTCGCCCAGGCCTTGACATGGGGTCTCTGGCGCTGACGCCCCAGCAAGCTGCGATCCGGACACAAGCTGTCTTGGAGTGTCGAGAGGTGTCTTAGTCGTTCCTCCTCCGACGAGTCGGTGGGATTGAGGTCGTATGCCGCATGGAAGGTGAACAACTTGCCCTTGGGGTAGCGTCTGACAAGGTTTCCGAGGAGCTTCTCCGCCACAGCTGCATGGCGTGTAATGTGCTCATACCCATCAACTCCATCACCTTCGGAGGTCGAGAACCCAAGAACGCGAGCCGGCAGCCGTTTTGTAGAACCAGAAGACGAGTCTGTAccgtcgtcgctgctggCGGAGGATCCATCCAGCACCGGCCTGACTGGATCCTCAATCAGGGGGCTTCTGAGAGCACCAAAACTCGCAGGAGCAGCATCGAGAAAGAGACATCCTTCCGTGTCCGTGGCTTGACGAATCTTCTCAGCCGCGTTGGAAAAGATGAGATTGTTTGTGGTCTTGCACGATGGCCCCGACTGAGCCTcggaggccgagatggcggcgggcTGACTCGTCGGGGCTGGGCTCCCCGGCTTTGCCACCGGTGCCACAGAGCCCGTACTTTGGCTGCCGTCAGACTCGGAAATTGGCGTTGGTTGAGTGCCGTCCGAGTCCGATGAAGAGGGGGTTCGGGATAGCGAAGGAGCACTCTGTCTGCCACGGGGTTCGTCCAAGACACTATCGAAAGCTTCGCCAGGCAAAAATGGATTCGCCAGATCAGCAGCCTTGGGGCTCAAGTGGCTTCCAGCCAGGCTGAAGCTCTCCTCCATGAAAGCAGAGATTCCCTTGTTCATCCGTTCGCTACGAAAATGAGCACTGGTCCGATTCCCTTCGAGGTAGCGCATAATGGAGGACGATATATTTCGCAATATTCGGCTTTGAGCCTCGGACCAATTGTCAATGGGCTGAGGATTCATGACACAAACGATACCAATGTTGATTCCCTTGGCGGTCTGGATAGGAGCTGACGCATAGAAGCGCCTTGGCTTCTTTGTGTCGCCAATGACACAGGGTTTTGAGTGAATATTGAGATGCGCATCGACCCCGAGATtggggacgacgacaacgggaATGTCGGAAAGACCACCACTGGAGCCGCCGCGTGTCTCATTTGGTTGGAACAGAGCACTCTCGCATGCTCCGTAACAACGAGGGAAAGCATCGCCACAGAATAAGAGGTCTTCATGCGGTATTCTGGGGACGAGGGGTAGTGCCGGGGTCGCTTCGGCAACAACATATTGATACGTCTCATCGAAGAGTGAGATAAAGGAGCGAGCTGTACCCGTCTGGTAGGCACAGAGTTGAGAAAAGGCTGTCAAAGTCGTGTTGCTGGATGCAATTCGTGGCCTGAGTGAATCTTGACCATTGCCATCCTGTACAGCAACGCTGGGAAGAAAGGACGAGGCATATCTGCGCTCAGTTGCGATTAGCACTGCATATCAGAACTCATCGACAATCATGGACAGGTATGGATATCAAAGCGACTTGTGGAAGCTTACTTAAAAACCTCCCTCTGGCGAACAAGCTCTGCTTTCGATCGATCAGGAACATGGTTGGGTGTCTTTTTTTCGGTGGCAGCCATGGCCGGTTGAGTGAGTTCGTATGGAACTTGCAACGATGAACGGTGAGGTCCTAGCTGGGCAGTGGCGATGAATCCCATATGCGGGCGCGAAAAATGGACCCTTGAGTGTGTCCTTCCAATGCCATCGGATAGCACTGACCTTTTATCAATAGAGAAAACTGTATTGTGAAGAAAGTGCTTTGGCGAGGAATCTGCAAGGTGTGGATTCGCGATGGGGGGAGCATTCGAGCAGCTGGCCAGACCGCGACGGATCGGAACCCAGTACCCAAATCGAAACCCCGAAAACACAGATTCCGGGAGCCAAAACCCCATCTTCAATCGAGTGCTGCATCGAGCCGGAACCCTGCCAACGTGCGACTTTGGGCCAGAACATGGCGTGGGAGAGCATGGGCCGAACCCGGGCAGACCGGCGTCAGGGCCGCGGAGGGAGACACGAGGACTCCGATGGAAGCGCCCATTCTAAATCTTCCTCATGGTAGACCTGGCCTGCCCACGCCATTGGGTGGGCCCAAAGGGTCCTTCAAAAAGGGGGTTTGACAACCTCGGgttcgtcatcggcggcttGGATGAATACTAGCCAATTCTCGCCCTCCGGAGGCGGCTCCGTGAGTTCGACAGTTGCTTGTGGCCAATCATCGGCGCCTGAACCAACTGCGTAAGATGCGTGACTCGGGTTCAGCTGCGCCAACCATGTCTACCATGCACCGCACACACGCCTGTAGAATATGAAAGGCACAACCCCATATTATGATAAAGTTGTGGCAGTGGTGGCAATGCTGGTATCTCCGGAGGGGATTCCGGAGTACTGTCGACATCGATGGTGGAGCTGCCAACAACTCGGTCTCTTGAGTACGTACCTATGTTTCAGACGTCTCGCTGTACAGGAAAAATCAAGGCATGGTGGACAGAGATGATAATGCGCGGTGGCCTTGACAGAAGAGGGGGCAGAGTGTCCGGCGTCAGTCGAGAAACGACTAGGTAGCCAAGTTGGCTGTATCGGATCAAGGCGGCCGCGTCATAGCACGTGTCTTCTATAGCTACCTACGTGGGCAGGTATGCAAGTGTAAGGTTCCTCGGACGGAAGCCCCGGCGGCCATCATTACGAGCACAAGCTTTTGACTTCGGCCAAGTCATGGAAAACGCAGGGAATCATTTCGCGTCCAAACGTTGTCCCATTCATCCGGGCCAATACTGACCTGCCCGCCTGGCCTGAAAGGCAAATTTCGGAATAAGAGAGATGGGGCATGGAGCCTGAAAGGTCGAGGCCTCGCCGAGAACCCTTTCGCGAGCCATGAAACTCAAAGCCAAAATATAACCTGCCAATGTCTTGAGGGTCGTCCTACGCGGGTTCACCGTTTGACAATCTTCGATACGGCcgctggcctggcctggcctgtATCCATTTCCATAGacaccaccagcaccacAAGGGTATCCTCCATCAATGTGGTCGAGCGAGCATAGACGGTGTAACTATTCTCTTTTTGTGACCTAATGCTGACGTTTACTCCATATTTGACCACACTCAGGACCGTCGATGCTATCCAGCGATTGTCGCCTCTCCCATCAACATGCTGATTGCTCTCGTCGGCCACGTTGAATCAGGAGAATAGAATCTCGGGATTATACATATTTTACTACAAAAAGAACGGCttgaggggggtgggggtggggagTGTCTCGATATGCTACTCGGGGTTAAGAGATTCGTTATCAGGTTTAGCAAACAAGATCGTGCTCCAATGCCTGCCTAGCCTTTGAAGACCAAGTAAAAACACCATGCATCTCCAAACGGAGACTGGACGAAGCCTGTGTTTAAAAAGATGAATTCACCGAGTTCACCGAGCCCAGGCATATATCCCAACGCAGGTATACCGCAACAGAGGAAGTTAACAAACGACCATACCCATATTCATTTTCCTATGCCGCTCTGAGGGGCTATGATGCGGTACGTTGTCAAGAGGCCAACTGAAAGACGGGTGTGAACTGGCGAAGCATTCAACCCTTGACCCCTTTCTGTTCTGCTAGTGATGACGGGATTTAGGGATCACAAGTAACCATAAGACGGTGTTCAAGCCCCGAAGGATGCCCCTTGGTGGGACCATTAAGCCCTCAGGCACGTAATGATGAGCTACAGCACACGAGGTGCCGCAGGCATGGCAAACACATGCATATGTACAGGAAAAAGCGGCCGCGGAAAGATGATGCTCCGTTAATTGATCGTGATGACCAGGGTCTCTGTGCCCTATTCGAGCGTACATGCGTTGAGAAAACGACGTCCATGAGGGGCTCACTCAACGATGCCACCCGACTCCGCTTCCCTCACGACCTGAAATGTGCAAGCACACGCCCTTTAACAGTCAAGATGAATCTGCATGCAGCTATCTAACCCTGTCCGCCTACCAATCATCCTGGTCCCAAAGCAAATAAACACCGTTCGTTCATCAGTGTTCCTCCGTCCTGTTCGAAGAACCCGCACACGCCTAATGTGTGCCCGTGTAAGTCAAGTCGATGTCTGGTAAGATTGGGGGTGGATTGTGTGTGCGGTTTTGAGGGTGTTGTAATACATAAACACTCGAGGGAGGCAAGAGGGTATTTCCTCCTCTCGAGAGGAAAGCTCGCTTCCAATTACGCTAGATAGCCAAgctcgtcatcctcgagTCTCTCCAAGTACTCCTTGTCGAGGAGAATCTCTATGCACTTCTTGATATCCGAGACCTTCGGCACGAAGCGCGATCGAATCTGGTTGATAGTCTCGCTGACGAGCTGAGTGTGCTTCATCTTCTTTCTCGCCTTCATGATGCGCACAATGGCAGACTGGTAGACTTGTTAGCACATTGCAATGGTGGTATAATTGGAACGGAATGATGTACCTGCAGCAGAAGCTTGCGGTCCTCCTCGATCGTCTTGTTGGTCTCCACCTCTTCCTGCTTCGCCTCCTTAGCGCCACCAATGTTCAGATTGACTCTGATCTTCTTGCTCTTGAAATCGTAGTTGAGCCGAAAGCTTTTGCCGGCTTCAGGCTTCCCATCAGGCGACACGATGAGAACCTTAGCCTTCAGCAAGATGGCCAATGCCTGGTCTAGAACCTCTGAGCTCAGCAAGGTCACGCCCGAGATGTCCTCGTAGCTGTGCTTGTCCTTGTCGTTGAACATGAGCAGGATAGCCATTTGATAGGCGGACACCTGGAAGGTATAGGGCGTCTTGCTGTTCTTGCAGTAGCCCGCCTTGACCTCACCCTTGCACAGTTGCCACAGCCATGTCAACTTGCGGCCCTCATGCCTGTTCTTGTAGAACCGAGTAAAGCGCTCGCAGTCTTCGTTGATCTCAGCTGGAGGGGTGAAGCTGGTGTTTGGCGCAGTCAGGGGCCAGAAGCCAGTGCCCAGGATGGAGTACTGGGAGTCGAGAGCGTTCTTGTTGATACCAAGACTGGTGACATGCTCCTTGAAACTGACGTTCAGGTCCTTGGAGGTCTGCATGTCCTGGAACATTCTCTGTAGCTTGTTTGTGTACTCGAAACCGCACGCCTCCTTGAGCTTGCTGATCATGCTGGTTTCCGCATCGTCCGACGAAGAGTTGCTGTGCACCAGGCGACGAGCTAGCATGCGGGAGTAGAACTTCTGGAAGACGTCCTTGTCCTCAATATACTTGAAGACGGTCATGATCTGCGTCAGGGTGTTCTCCaactcgccctcctcgataCCGCTGCCGCTCTTCCTCAGCAGCACGTCGGTGTATTTGGCCAGAAGTTCCGGTGACTTATTGGAGCCTGACTTGCAGACCTCGTTTCTGTTGATGAACTCGCGGCAGGCGTTGTCCAAAGACCGCGTgaactcggcctcgccctcgaaggCGCGAGTCACCAATCCAGAGTACTG from Colletotrichum higginsianum IMI 349063 chromosome 3, whole genome shotgun sequence includes the following:
- a CDS encoding Histidine kinase, whose protein sequence is MGFWLPESVFSGFRFGYWVPIRRGLASCSNAPPIANPHLADSSPKHFLHNTVFSIDKRSVLSDGIGRTHSRVHFSRPHMGFIATAQLGPHRSSLQVPYELTQPAMAATEKKTPNHVPDRSKAELVRQREVFKYASSFLPSVAVQDGNGQDSLRPRIASSNTTLTAFSQLCAYQTGTARSFISLFDETYQYVVAEATPALPLVPRIPHEDLLFCGDAFPRCYGACESALFQPNETRGGSSGGLSDIPVVVVPNLGVDAHLNIHSKPCVIGDTKKPRRFYASAPIQTAKGINIGIVCVMNPQPIDNWSEAQSRILRNISSSIMRYLEGNRTSAHFRSERMNKGISAFMEESFSLAGSHLSPKAADLANPFLPGEAFDSVLDEPRGRQSAPSLSRTPSSSDSDGTQPTPISESDGSQSTGSVAPVAKPGSPAPTSQPAAISASEAQSGPSCKTTNNLIFSNAAEKIRQATDTEGCLFLDAAPASFGALRSPLIEDPVRPVLDGSSASSDDGTDSSSGSTKRLPARVLGFSTSEGDGVDGYEHITRHAAVAEKLLGNLVRRYPKGKLFTFHAAYDLNPTDSSEEERLRHLSTLQDSLCPDRSLLGRQRQRPHVKAWARQNEGRDILRIFPGARSVAFVPVWDPRKNRWFAGGFIYSRQPTRTFTVEGELSYLRVFSILAVSESLRSELILDEKSKFDALSCMSHELRSPLHGIILGVELLTDTDLSADQRDIVHTLEACGRTLGDTFDHLLDYAKVNNFQTTRRPVHRGIRQGKPQSLEIGMMTLRSNVQIDLLAEEVMDSIFAGFTLQHLSIARLKTQDRTRDPNVTADLYLDSLRAKEDLSLNQSTQVAGVAFNDVLVVFDVDPECLWVFDTQPGAIRRIIMNLFGNALKYTQRGIIKVALSQRAPKREGANRERQVTITVSDTGSGIGEDFLQHQLFRPFSQENSLAPGTGLGLSLVKQMASKLRGRMSVQSQVGSGTSISVTLPLSVPPNVSTNEKHPAVDDSFHQQRMELSGLRIRLLGFDCVTTLVNGEKHDSHAKIGDMCRNWLGLEVLPKTPEAHHAVPDFVLASEDALEEWSTDPTLSMLPCVVVSANALVAYQRSKQRDEYTGITEFISQPIGPRKLAKVVLRAFDRWSALQAGRMSPGVEPSTSEISQAIIEPKIDHHGPETQPTSALTIRSSASDDSGIQAQPMLQGKPAPRPKISKTPSIQNVAVQFLLVEDNPINLKILSTYMRKLGLGFNTAINGQQAVEAYKRNPSECRYILTDVSMPVMDGFEATRHIRAYEKASDLAPATIIALTGLASSASQNEAFGSGMDLFLTKPVKLKELGAILNSL
- a CDS encoding Cullin family protein produces the protein MSTAKMAPAVQMPPVPNREDIGATWKYLEAGIQRIMLDLERGIDMQIYMGVYTAVHNFCTSQKAVGLSVPQGSIGSGNHRGAHLLGEELYNKLIDYLKLHLGGLVQQSKTHTDEALLTFYIKEWNRYTIAAKYIHHLFRYLNRHWVKREMDEGKKNIYDVYTLHLVQWRRVLFEQVSTKVMEAVLKLVEKQRNGETIEYGQIKQVVDSFVSLGLDDTDPTKSTLDVYRFHFERPFLAATKEYYQNESKQFVAENSVVEYMKKAETRLEEEEERVRMYLHADIINPLRKTCNQALIADHSTLLRDEFQVLLDNDREEDMARMYKLLSRIPEGLDPLRQRFETHVRKAGLSAVEKVASDAEKLEPKVYVDALLEIHSQYSGLVTRAFEGEAEFTRSLDNACREFINRNEVCKSGSNKSPELLAKYTDVLLRKSGSGIEEGELENTLTQIMTVFKYIEDKDVFQKFYSRMLARRLVHSNSSSDDAETSMISKLKEACGFEYTNKLQRMFQDMQTSKDLNVSFKEHVTSLGINKNALDSQYSILGTGFWPLTAPNTSFTPPAEINEDCERFTRFYKNRHEGRKLTWLWQLCKGEVKAGYCKNSKTPYTFQVSAYQMAILLMFNDKDKHSYEDISGVTLLSSEVLDQALAILLKAKVLIVSPDGKPEAGKSFRLNYDFKSKKIRVNLNIGGAKEAKQEEVETNKTIEEDRKLLLQSAIVRIMKARKKMKHTQLVSETINQIRSRFVPKVSDIKKCIEILLDKEYLERLEDDELGYLA